CGCTCGTTGGCCTTCCAGGCCTTCTCCGAGACGGCGACCACCACCAGCCCCGGCGGCAACATCAATGCCTTCTGCGAGCCGAGAACCACCACGTCCAGACCCCAGCGATCCATCGGCACGTCGAACACCCCGACGGCGGTGATGGCATCAACGCACAAAAGAACGTCGGCGCGGCGGCGCACCACTTTCGAGACGCCTTCGAGATCGTGCTTCACTCCGGTCGACGTTTCGGAGGCCGTGGCGTAGACGGCGCGGATGCTGGGATCTTTATCCAGCGCCGCCGCCACCACAGTCGGGTCGACGCTTTTGCCCCACTCGACGTCGATGAAGACGCAATCGATGCCGTAAGCCTGGGCGATCTTGCCCCAGCGCTCGCCAAACTTGCCGCCGCGGATCACCAGCACGCGATCGCCCTGGCGCAGGAAGTTGGTCACAGCCGCTTCCATCCCCAAGGTGCCCGAGCCGGTCATCTGCAAGACCAGCTGCTTGGTCTGGAACAACCACTTCAACCCTTCTTGCGTTTCCTTCATGCACTCGATGAAGGCCGGGGCGCGGTGGTACAGAACGGGTCGCGCGATAGCCAGCCGCACCCGGTCAGGAACCGGCGTTGGACCAGCGGTAAGCAGGTACTCTTTCATCGCGTGCAAACCTGGGAAAACTGGTGCTGGTTCTAGTACAAGTTGGCCGATAGTCCAAGGTCGTTGTAATCAACCGTTCGCGAAAAACCGCTCATGTCTGTGGCTCAATTTTCCGACGCGCACTTCGGCTATCCGGGCACCGAGATCCTCTCTGGCGCGTCGCTGCTGATCCGTCCCGGCGATCGGTTGGCGCTGCTTGGTCCGAACGGCACCGGCAAGTCGACCGCCTTGCGTCTGCTGGCCGGCGACCTGCAACCGGACAGCGGCGACGTGCGCGTGCTGGGCAAGTCCAGCGTGGCGTACCTGCGCCAGTCGCAAGAGTTCAGCGGCCACGGCACGGTGATGGACGCGCTGCTAGAGCCGTTCGCTGCGCTGCAAAAGCTTCACGAAGAGCTGACGGCGATCGAGCATCGGCTGGCTGCCGGCGGCGACGGCGAGCTCGGCCGCTACGGCGAGCTGCAGGAGCGTTATCAGCGCGAAGGCGGCTACGATCTGGAATCGCGGGTGCGGCGCTTGACCGCCGACGTCGGCTTCACCGAAAGCGATCTCGGTCGTTCGGTGAACACCTTGTCGGGCGGCGAGCGCGGGCGCCTGGAGCTGGCCAAGGTGCTGGTGCGCCAACCGGATCTCCTGCTGATGGACGAGCCGACCAATCACCTGGACCTGGCGGCCATCGAACGCCTGGAGACGTTCCTGGCCGACTATCCCGGCGCCTTCGTGCTGGTCTCGCACGATCGCGCCTTCGTGCGTGCGGTGGCGCGCGAGATCGTCGAGCTGGAGAACGGCAAGTTCGTCCGCTACCCGTTCGGTTACGACAAGTACGTCGTCGAGCGCGACGCGCGCCTGGAACGCGCGCGCACCGAATACGAACGCCAGAAGGAACACGTCGACAAGACCGAAGACTTCATCCGCCGCAACCT
This portion of the Polyangia bacterium genome encodes:
- a CDS encoding alanine--glyoxylate aminotransferase family protein gives rise to the protein MRLAIARPVLYHRAPAFIECMKETQEGLKWLFQTKQLVLQMTGSGTLGMEAAVTNFLRQGDRVLVIRGGKFGERWGKIAQAYGIDCVFIDVEWGKSVDPTVVAAALDKDPSIRAVYATASETSTGVKHDLEGVSKVVRRRADVLLCVDAITAVGVFDVPMDRWGLDVVVLGSQKALMLPPGLVVVAVSEKAWKANERCNLPRFYADLARERKSQEKSESAFTPAVSLIVGLQESLRMLKEETLEGVFARHDRLARATRAAAGGLGLELFASSPSNAVTAIRVPSGIDGTAVVKQMRIRYGITIAGGQEHLKGKIVRIAHIGYFSEFDIITAISGLEMTLSDLGYNIRPGSGVAAAQATFAQTRRP